Proteins from a genomic interval of Zonotrichia leucophrys gambelii isolate GWCS_2022_RI chromosome 5, RI_Zleu_2.0, whole genome shotgun sequence:
- the LOC135448723 gene encoding olfactory receptor 5V1-like: MQRVNVSAVSEFVFVGLSDAPEIRLLLFVLFLLIYVATMAGNITLLIAISTDSHLHSPMYFFLGNLSLLDLLCPTITVPKMLAVLLLEHKEISFSGCLFQHFSLIAVVGTEIFLLAVMAYDRYVAVCHPLRYPSIVSMKLCAQLALGTWATGLLNSLLHTSLVFTLSFCGPNRIQQYYCDFPPVLALSCSSTHSTELVILVVAGVLGSGACVVTVVSYICILLEILARKSPGIWHKAFSTCGSHLAVVWLFYGTTIYTYVRPSSTYSPQWDRVVSMLYGMLTPLLNPIIYSLRNKDVKCALIRVINMKICNIKKNVNDLFFSSKNSIHL, encoded by the coding sequence ATGCAGAGGGTCAACGTCTCAGCAGTATCCGAGTTTGTTTTCGTGGGCCTTTCTGATGCTCCAGAAATCCGTTTGCTTCTCTTTGTGCTGTTTCTGCTCATTTATGTGGCCACCATGGCAGGCAACATCACTCTCCTCATTGCCATCAGCACTGACTcccacctgcacagccccatgTACTTCTTCCTCGGCAACTTATCCCTGCTGGATCTCTTATGTCCCACCATCACCGTGCCCAAGATGCTGGCAGTCTTGCTGCTGGAGCACAaagagatttctttctctggctgCCTGTTCCAGCACTTTTCCCTCATTGCTGTGGTGGGCACAGAGATTTTCCTCCTGGCTGTGATGGCCTACGACCGCTACGTGGCTGTGTGCCACCCTCTGAGGTACCCCAGCATTGTGAGCATGAAGCTGTGTGCtcagctggccctgggcaccTGGGCAACAGGGCTTCTGAACTCCCTGCTGCACACCTCTCTGGTTTTCACACTCTCTTTCTGTGGTCCTAACAGAATCCAGCAGTATTACTGTGACTTTCCTCCCGTGCTGGCCCTCTCCTGCTCGTCCACCCACAGCACGGAGTTGGTGATCCTGGTGGTGGCCGGGGTGCTGGGGAGCGGCGCCTGTGTGGTCACTGTGGTCTCTTACATCTGTATCCTCCTGGAAATCCTGGCAAGGAAGTCCCCTGGGATCTGGCACAAGGCTTTCTCCACTTGTGGTTCTCACCTGGCTGTAGTTTGGCTTTTTTATGGGACCACCATCTACACCTACGTCCGCCCTTCCTCCACCTATTCCCCACAGTGGGATAGGGTCGTGTCCATGCTCTATGGAATGCTCACCCCGCTCCTAAATCCCATCATCTacagcctcaggaacaaagaCGTAAAATGTGCCCTAATAAGAGTGATCA